The following nucleotide sequence is from Sulfurospirillum arsenophilum NBRC 109478.
AAAAAAAGCGGCGATCAAGTGGAGCTTCGTGTTCATCCTGCTTTAGTTCCAATCAAACAGATGATTGCCAAAGTGGATGGCGTTATGAACGGCATCAGCGTAATTGGAGATCGTGTGGGTGAAACGATGTATTATGGACCGGGTGCTGGTGGAAGTGCTACAGCAAGCGCTGTTGTCTCAGATCTTATTGACATTGCACGCCATACACAAAATTCACCAATGCTTGGATTTATCAAGCCTCTTGAAAAAAGTGGTTTGACATTGATGAATAGAGATGACATTTGCACACAGTATTATATTCGTGTTACGGTAGCTGATAAAATAGGTGTTCTCTCAAAAATATCAGAAATTTTGGGGAAACATTCTATCTCTATTAGTAGCTTTTTACAAAAACAAGATGCTAAGAGAGAAGAGAGTGCCGTATTGCTCTTTTCAACGCATACATGTAAAGAGAGCGATATTCAAAAAGCACTCAAAGAGCTTAGCAGTTTGGAGTTTGTCGAACTTAAGCCTGCAATGATACGCATCGAGTCATAATGAGCCTAGAAGTAGGTAAAGAGGCTGAAGAAAAGGCCTCTTCCTATCTTAAAAAGGAAGGCTACACCATTCTTACTCGCAATTTTTACTCTAAATTTGGTGAGATAGATATCGTTGCTTTTAAAGACAATATTCTCTATTTTTGTGAAGTTAAATTTTCAAAACACTATGACCCCATTACGCGCATTACACCTTCAAAAATGGCTAAAATCATTAAAACCATCAATTATTATTTCCTAATTCATCCGTGCTCATATGATTATCAAATTGATGCTATCTTAGTAATGCCAGAGAAAATTGAAATAATAAAAAATATTAGTTACTAAAAAAATAACTTGATGTGCTATGGTAATTTTAAAGTTAGAGTGAGTATAATTGAATATCTATAAAATAACGTTTTAGGGGAAAAAAATGGGAAAATATTTAGAGTTAAATGCATCAAATTTTGATAGTACAGTAGCTGAAGGCGTAGCATTAGTAGACTTTTGGGCACCTTGGTGTGGACCTTGTCGTATGATCGCTCCAGTGATTGATGAATTAGCAGGCGATTTTGATGGTAAAGCAAAAATTTGTAAAGTCAATACCGATGAAGAGCAAGATGTTGCTATTAAATATGGAATTAGATCAATCCCAACAATCCTTTTCTTTAAAAATGGTGAGTTAGTGGACCAAATGATCGGTGCATCATCAAAACAAGTTTTAGCTGATAAAATTAATTCTCTTCTTTAATCAAAATTTCGCAGGGGAGTCGTTAGACTTCCTTGACTACATTACCTCTTTTGGGCTATGAATATAGTTTGTGTATAACAATATGTCATGTGTCAGTCTAAAAAACGATAAGGAAAAAATCATGTTAGATCTAGCAATTATTGGTGGTGGTCCAGCAGGACTAAGTGCCGGATTGTATGCAACACGTGGCGGTTTGAAAAACGTAGTGATGTTTGAAAAAGGTCTTCCGGGAGGACAGATCACCAGCAGTAGTGAAATAGAAAATTATCCAGGAAGCGCAGAGATTTTAAGTGGTTTAGATTTTATGGCACCTTGGTCAGAACAATGTATGCGTTTTGGTCTTAAACATGCGATGGATGAAGTTACTCGTATCTCTAAAAATGCAGATGGTACATTTCAAATTGTTTTAGCAGGTGGCAAAAGTGAGCAGGCTAAAAGCGTGATTGTTTGTACGGGAAGCACTCCTAAGAAAGCTAATTTTGAAGGTGAATCTGAGTTTTTTGGCAAAGGTGTTAGTACGTGCGCCACATGCGATGGATTTTTCTACAAAAATAAAGAGGTTGTGGCACTTGGTGGTGGTGACACTGCTTTAGAAGAGGCACTTTACCTTTCGCATATCTGTTCAAAAGTTTATTTAGTTCACAGACGTGACACCTTTAGAGCAAGTCCAAGTACAATTGAAAAAGTTAAAAATAATCCAAAAATAGAGCTCGTTTTAAATGTAACAGTGAAAAAAGCTTATGGTGATAAAACGGGACTTAATGGCATTATTGTGGTTGATAATGCAGGCAATGAAAGAGACATTGCAGTGCCTGGTGTTTTTGTCTTTGTTGGAATGAATGTTAATAATGCAATTTTAAAACAAGAAGATGGAAGTTTTTTATGTGCAATGGATGAGAATGGCAATGTTATTGTTGACCTGAGCATGCACACATCAATCAAGGGTCTTTTTGCAGCAGGGGACTTAAGAACTAAAGCTTCAAAACAAGTGGTATGTGCTGCAGGCGATGGCGCAACGGCGGGTATCCAAGCACTTGAATATGTTAACCATTAATAAGAAGGAAAATTTAGAATGATACACGTTGGAATCCATGGCTCAACAGGCAGAGTAGGTAGACTACTTATTGATAATCTTCTCAAAGATAAAGAGGCAAAACCGTATGTATTACATGCAATTGAGGATTTTGGATTTACGCCTCCTAAGGATGCAGTGGTTACAGATGATGTAAGTACACTTTTGCAAAAAAGTGATGTTGTTATTGACTTTACAATCTCAATTGGAACCGAAGCTCTTTTAGAAAATGCCCTAAAACATCCAACGCCTTTGGTTATTGGAACAACAGGACTCAATGAGCACCAATACAATCTTTTAAAAGAAGCCGCAAATAATATGCCGATTCTTTACTCTACCAATATGTCTTTAGGGGTAGCCGTTTTGAATCGTTTGGTTGAACTTGCTTCAAAAAGTTTGAGTGATTTTGACATTGAAATCGTTGAGCAACACCATCGTTTTAAAAAAGATGCACCGAGTGGTACAGCTTTAACGCTTGGAGAACACGCTGCTCGTGGGCGTGGTCTTAATTTAGATGATGTTCGTGTCAGTGGGCGTAATGGTCTTATTGGTGAACGTAGTAAAGATGAGATTGCTATAATGGCACTTCGTGGTGGTGACATCGTAGGTCGCCATACGGTAGGATTTTATAATGATGGCGAATTTATTGAGATGAACCATACTGCAACCAGTCGTGATACCTTTGCAAAAGGCGCTATCAAAGCCGCAAAGTGGATCATCAATCAACCTAATGGTCTTTATACAATTAGTGACTGTTTGGGTCTTTAAAAAAAGGTGATATGAACTTATGTGTGCAATTGTTGGTGTATTTGATGTAAAACATGCTTCTAAGATAGCTTATTATGCTCTGTTCGCGATGCAACATCGTGGACAAGAAGCAACAGGTATCAGTGCCAGTGATGGCAAGAAAATCCGAACGATTAAAGACAATGGTTTAGTCACCGAAGTTTTTAATGAAGATAAACTCTCATTCTTACATGGAGATATGGCCATAGGTCATAATCGTTATTCCACTGCAGGAAGTGACTCTGTACGAGACGCTCAACCTGTTGCAGCAAGTTATAAACTCGGTGATATTTCGATTGTCCATAATGGAAATTTGATTAACAAACATGAAGTGAGAAGCAAGCTAGTTGAACAAGGTGCAATATTTCAGTCTTCAATGGACACTGAAAATATTATTCATTTAATCGCGCGCTCTCAACAAGGAAAACTCAAAGATCGTATCGTTGAAGCCCTTAATGTTATCAAAGGCGCTTATTGTCTTTTAATTCAAAGTAGATCTAAAATGTTTGCGGTACGTGATCGTTATGGAGTGCGTCCTTTATCGATTGGAAAATTAAAAGAAGGCGGTTATATCGTTGCAAGTGAAACATGTGCATTAGATTTGGTAGATGCTGAATTTGTAAGAGATGTAAGACCTGGTGAAATGGTTATATTTCAGCAAGGTAAAGAGACATTTGAAAGTATTCAACTTTTTGAACCAGATCCACATATCTGCGCTTTTGAATTTATTTATTTTGCAAGACCTGATAGTGTAATTGAAGGTAAAAATGTCTATGCAACACGCAAAAAAATGGGTATGAAATTAGCACAACTCGCTCCTGTGGAAGCAGATTTTGTGATTCCTGTACCTGATAGTGGTGTGAGTGCAGCACTTGGGTATGCACAAGAAAGCGGTATTCCTTTTGAGATGGCCATTGTGAGAAATCACTATGTTGGTCGAACATTTATTGAGCCAACTCAAGCCGTCCGTGATCTCAAAGTTAAACTCAAACTCTCTCCTATTCATAAAATATTAGAGGGTAAAAAGATTGTTGTGATTGATGATAGTATTGTGCGTGGAACGACTTCAAGACAAATCGTTAAATTGTTGAAGCGAGCAGGTGCTGCTGAAGTACATATGCGCATTGCTGCTCCGACGATCGAGCATCCTTGTTTATATGGCATTGATACGCCAAGCTATAAAGAGCTTATTAGTGCTAATAAAACCGTTGAAGAAGTCAGAGAGTATATTGAAGCAGATTCACTTGCCTTTTTAAGCATTGAAGCACTTAAAGAAAGCATTGGCAATGATATGAACTATTCACTGGTTAGTTTTGATGGAAACTATTTTATTAAATAATGCGCGAGATTTTAACTGCTGGGCGGTATTTTAAGAAAAAATTTGGGGAAAAAGTCTATAAAATCCCCATCTCTATCTCTGGCTTTACATGCCCCAACATTGATGGAACTGTAGCTCGGGGTGGTTGTGTCTTTTGTGAAAATGAATCCTTTAGTCCCAATTTGGAGCACAATCAACCCAAACGATTTTTTTTGAGCCCAACTTCTGAAAATCCTTACTTAGAGTTTCAGCTCATACAATTAGAAGCACAATATAAAAAGACAAAAAAAGTGCTTTCCAAAAAATTTGGTGCACAAAAATTTATTGTTTACTTTCAATCTTTTACTAACACCTATGCTCCCCTTGAAACACTTAAAGCGCTCTATTCAAAAGCTTTGAGTTTTGAAGGTGTTGTAGGACTAAGCATTGGAACACGTACGGATAGCATTAACGAAGAAGTGCTTGCATATTTGGCGGAGCTTTCAAAATTACATGAGATTTGGGTAGAGTATGGTGTTCAATCTTCTTCTGACGAAACACTCAAAAGAATTAATCGTGGGCATGACAGCGCCAATATTGAAAAATACATTGCTTTAACGCATCAGTATGGACTTAAAATGTGCGCACATGTTATTTTTGGACTACCTGGAGAAACGCCTCAAATGGCATTGGAAAGCGTTAAATTTGCACTTAAACTTGGTGTACACTCCTTTAAATTTCATCCACTTTATGTTGTAAAGAGAACTGCTTTAGCCAATGATTTTAAAAAAGAAGAGTTCACGCCTATTTCAGAAGAGTGTTATATTCAAACGTTGATAGAAGCGATTAAGCTTTTACCTGAAAATGTGATGTTACAACGTGTGAGTGCAGGTATTGAAGATGATACACTCCTTTCTCCAGCATGGTGTTATACAAAGCATCAACAGATGTTTAATATTCGCCAAGCACTTAAAAAAGAAGGGATGATTTATTAACTAACCTTGTAATTTTGCATGAGCTTAGATTAGTGGCAAAAAAGTTCGTAGCGCGTGTAAGGTTTGGCATAGGAAGGTGGGTAACGCATAAAGACGGTGAAGTTACGCATCTCGCCTGTGTGTAAATTCTCAGCAATGACAAATTCTTTTATTGTCTCAATGCTTTTAGTTCCTTCTCCCCAATTAAACAAATTATCCAATGCTGATTTTGGAACAAAGATAGCCGAATCTGCGCCAATTTTTTCAAGTGAATCATTTGCAATTTTTACTTCTAAAACACATTGCCCTATTTTAAATTGACCAATATTACGGATTTGACCTGTAATTGAAAATGACTCATTAATCAAAACTTTTTTTTGTACAACATTTTCAAGTCTAGCAACTTTGGTGTATTTATCAAGAGCATAAATAGCAAAGATTGCAAAAAGACTCAAGATAAAAAATGTGGCAAGAATGGGTGGAACAAGGGAAGCTTTACCATCATTACTACGAACAGTGAGCGTTACAATCAAAGCAAATAGTAAGACAATAACAATCATTGCAAACCAATGGAGTACTGTAAAATAGGTCAATACGTCTCCTTTAGTAGCATTCTGCTTTTAGCGTTGCATTAACATCACCGCTGTATTTAAAATTATCAAAAACACTTTGGAATTCCATAATGCCTTCTTTTGGAAGATCTTTTTTAACAAATATCGACTGATTGGTGATTGGTTTTAATCGATTGATGAAAGCTTTAAGTCCTTGTGCATCAATTTGTTTAATAATAGAGGTCTGAACTAAACAGAGTGTAAAATCTTTATTTGAATTGTTGTAAATGGTTCCCTCGACAATTAAAGAGTCAGAGAAAGTTAATTTTTTGACCATGCTCACTTCCGTAGATGTAGCACGTAGCGTTTCCTCTAATTTTATTTTAATAAAAAGAGGGGAAACGATTAATAAAACAAGCGCAAAAATAATTAAAAGAAGTGATGCAACAGAGGAGCGTTTCGCAATTAAACTTGCCAAAATAATGAGTACTAAAAATGTAAAAATTAGCCAGCCAAATGCCAAATAATCATACAGACCAAAGTGTTTAATGTAGGTCAATAGTGATAATTTGAGGGCATCAGTGTTCATTGCGGCTATTTTTCTCCTCTATTCCACTAAGTCCAAAGCGTCTTTCAAGCTCTTTGGAAATAAGTGATGGATGAATGTTCTTAGCTCCCAATGCAACAAGGGCATGGAACATAAGATCGGCTGCTTCATAAACGATTTCTTTGCTATCATTGTCTTTATAGGCAAAGCAGAATTCTCCTGCTTCTTCAACCACTTTTTTGAGAATACTGTTATCCCCTTTTTGAAGGAGTGATGCAACATAGGAGCTCTTCGGATCAGCCTTTTTGCGTTCTTGAATAATATGATAAATTTTATCACTAATCGAATAAGCTTCAATCTCTTTGATTGGCTCTTTAGGTGTTTCTTCAACATCTATGCGGTTAAAAAAGCACGAAGGGCGTCCTGTATGACATGCGACACCTACTTGCTCTACTTTAAGCAACAGTGTATCGCTATCGCAATCCAAATAAGCCTCTTTAACATGTTGCAAGTGTCCACTCGTTTCACCCTTTTTCCAGAGGCTTTGGCGGCTTCTGGAATAGTAGTGAGCAAGTCCAGATTGAAGAGTCAAAGTGAGTGCTTCTTGGTTCATATAGGCAAGCATCAAAACTTCACCACTCTTTACATCTTGTGCGATGACAGGTAGAAGTGGTGAAGCATTCCAGTCGATGGAATTTATTAGTGTTGAACTCATTTGGCTATACTGACCGCTTTTTGGCTATCTTTGGTATCAACCCAGATATTAGGGGTTGAACCACCAGGTGTTAGGAAAATTTTTGCATCTTTGTTCTCTTTAAGTGCTTCATTAAACTTTCCTTGAACTTCAATTTGACGAAGTTTTAAAAGTGGATCAGAGATACTTTCACTGATTTTTTTATTGGCGTAAGCATCAGCATCTGCTTCAATTTTAACAGCATTTGCTTCACCTTGCGCATTAATTTGTCTGGCTTTTGCTTGACCTTCAGCTTCAGCAGCACGTTTGAGAGCTTGTTGATTTGCTATTTCTACTTCATATCTTGTTCGCTCAACTTCTTGCTTCGCTACTTGGACTTTTTCAATTTGTTCTTTAATTTTTGTAGGAAGTAAAATTTCTCTAAGTTGCATTGTAAGAAGTTCTACCGGTTTACCTGGTTGTGCATCAATCGCTTTACGAATACCTTCTTCGATATTGACAGCAATCTCATTACGTCTTTGTGGCAACTCTTCTGCGTTGAACTTACCAACAACAGCTCTTGTAACATCTCTGACAACTGGATTGATGATTTTATCTTCCCATGCCATACCCCATGTTGCAATCGTTTGAGGAGCAGTTGAAGGCTCTAATTTATATTGAACTGTTAGCTCAATTGAAACAGGAAGTCCTCTTGCATCAAGAACGGAAATAGCTGCATTTTTTTTGATGCCTGAGCCTCTTTGTAAAACTTCACCTAAGTCTTCGCTTGAAGAGTAGTTCATAATGCGAACTTTTGTATCAACAATAAAAACTTGTTGAATAAAAGGGATAAAAAGGTGAAATCCTGGGTCCATCGGAATAGCTTCAAATTTACCTGTGGTTGCTTTAATACCCATTTCGCCTGAGTTAATAATTACAAAGGGCTTTGCAACAACGGCAATGACCACAAGAGCGATAAGCACATAGATGATCCCTGCTTTTTTACCAAGGTTTTTCATAAAATCGGGAGGTTCAATATTAAAAGGTGTGCGATTATCATTGTCGCCTCCACCGCTGTTTCCTCCACCATTTTTCTTTTTAAAATAATCGTTTAAATCTGCTGGCATAATATTCCTTTGGTTCAATTTTAAAATACGGTTTTTGAGCAAAGCTCAAAAGCCTACGCTAGCCGCTAGGGCGCTAAAATTTGCCTCTTTCGAGGCAGAAATTTAGATAAATGTTAAGAGATGTTTGTATTTTGGATTACGTCCGTAAACAACATCAAAGTACGCGGCTTGAAGTTGTTTGGTTACAGGACCTCGTTTGCCATCTCCTATGATGTAATTATCGATATCTTTGATAGGTGTGACTTCAGCAGCCGTACCTGTAAAGAAAGACTCATCAGCAATGTACGCTTCATCACGAGTAATACGTCTTCGCTCAATAGGAATACCCGCTTCGCGTGCAAGATCAAGCACTGTTGCTTGAGTGATGCTCTCAAGTGATGTGTCATTTGGCGGGGTAATTAAAACACCATTTCTCACGATAAAGAAACACTCACCGCTACCTTCAGCGATAAAGCCTTCATCATCGAGCAATAAGGCTTCTTCATAGCCCGCTTCTAAGGCTTCGTATTTTGCCATTTGTGAGTTAAGGTAGTTTGCCGCAGCTTTAGCTTTGCCCATCGTTGAACTAACAGGGTTTCGTGTAAATGAAGAAATTTTAACGCGAATACCATTTTCAAGGCCTTCATCACCGAGGTAACTACCCCATTGCCATGCCGCGATGGCTGTATTGACAGGTGCTTGAACGTGGTTCAGTCCCATAATACCATAACCTAGATAGATCAAAGGTCTAATGTAAACGTTTGATGTAAAGTTGTTTGATCTTAGCACTTCAATGTGTGCAGCTTCAAGTTCTTCAAGTGAATAAGTTGCTTTAATACGTGTGATTTTAGCAGAATTGAGTAAGCGTTTGGTGTGCTCTCTAAGTTTAAAAATTGCTAGACCATTCTCAGTCATATACGCACGTGTACCTTCAAAAACACCGTTACCATAGTGAAGTGTATGGGTCAAAATATGTACTTTTGCATCGTCCCATGCAACGAGCTCGCCATCCATCCAAATGTATTTTGCTTTATCCATTGTTCTACCTTCTTAAAAGTCGTTTTCTAAAGAGATACTATGTTAGCCAAAAATTAATTAAAGATAGTTTTAGTACGAAAAGTTGCGTTATAATTTGGTGACAAAAAGAGAGGTAAGAACTCATGAAAGCGAATCTATACTACGGTTCTACATGCAAAAATAAAGAGCAACAAAAAGAGGTGCGTTCACCTTATGATGGACGTGTGGTTTCAACCTTTAGTCTCTGCGATGAAGTGGATGCTGTAGAAGTTCTTAATATTGCTCAAAAAGCAGCTTTACATGTAAAGCTGACCCCTTTGCACCAACGCATGAATTGGCTTTTGGATGTAGCCCAAAAACTAGAAGGTGAGCGTGAGCGAATTGCGCTTATTATTACTGATGAAGTGGGAAAACCGATCGCTTTTTCGCGTGTTGAGGTCGATCGTTGTATTGAGACGATAAAACTCTCTGCCAACGCAATGTTACATGTAAACGGGGAAACGTTTGATACTACGGCGATGCCCAGTGGTAAAAAGAGCTTAGCGTTTTACAAACGAGAACCTGTGGGTGTGGTGCTTGCCATTACACCGTTTAATTTCCCACTCAATCTTGTAGCTCATAAAATTGCTCCTGCACTGGTTGCTGGTAACGCAGTCATTTTAAAACCTACTTCACAAGCACCACGTACAGCGTATGAATTGGTGAAGCTCTTCATCGAAAGTCCTTATGCACCAAAAGATGCGTTGAGTCTTATTTACAGTGGCAAAGGGGTTAATGAAACACTCATTAGCAGTGATATTCCCCGTGTGATTAGCTTTACTGGAAGTGTGGGTGTTGGACGTGAGATTATGCGAAACGCAGGGATTAAAAAAGTGGCTTTAGAACTAGGAGGCAATGCAGCAACTTATATCGATGCTTCAGCTAACATTGCACTTGCGGCAAAACGGTGTGCGGTGGGTTCGTTCATCAACTCTGGACAAGTCTGCATCTCTCTTCAGCGCATTTACGTTCATAACGCTGTTTACGAGAGTTTTGCAAAAGCCCTTGTGGAAGAAGCAAAAGCTTTACATGTAGGCTCTCCTTATGATGAGCAAACCTTTATTGGTCCGATGGTCAATGGAGCAGCAGTGGAGAAAGCAAAGCGTTGGATAAAAAGTGCGGTGGATGAGGGTGCAAAGCCACTTTGTGGTTTTACATGTAAAGACCTTTTGTTTGAGCCTACCATCATGGCAGACGTGACTGAGCAGATGCAAATTGTGTGTGAAGAGGTCTTTGCTCCGATCGTTTCGCTGATCAAAGTAAGCGACTATGAAGAAGCAAAAGAGAAGATGAATGCGTCTTCGTATGGACTTCAATACTCTGTTTTCTGCAATGATCTTTCCATGGCTCACAGAGCGATTGATGAACTAGAAGCGGGTGGTATTGTTATCAATGACATTCCAACATTACGGTTTGACTTGCAACCTTATGGTGGCATCAAACAGAGTGGCATTGGTAAAGAAGGCCCTTATTTTGCACTTATGGATGACTATACCCAGATAAAATCTGTGGTAATATGCTGAAAAATATAAACAAAGGAAATACTATGTTAACCATAGGCGATAAAGCTCCAGCTCTCAGTCTTCCAAATCAAGACAATGTTGAGATTTCACTCAGAGACCTTGAGGGCAAATGGATTGTGCTTTACTTCTACCCCAAAGACAGTACACCTGGATGTACTACCGAAGCGTGCGATTTTACAGCAGCACTTCCTGCATTTGAAGATCTTAATGCAGTTGTTTTAGGCATCAGTCCTGATAGTACAGCTTCTCATCAAAAGTTTATTGCCAAGCAAAAACTCGAGATTACATTACTTTCGGATGTCAGTACTGAAGTGGCACAAAGCTATGGTGTATGGCAACTCAAAAAGTTTTGTGGTAAAGAGTATATGGGCATTGTGCGTTCAACTTTTTTGATCGATCCAAGCGGTAAGATTGCAAAACTTTGGTCAAACGTTAAAGTTAAAGACCACGCAAGTGAAGTTAAAAAAGCATTAGAAACACTTCAATAAGAAGTGTTTCTAAGCGGTTTTAGTTACTGACTGAAACCGCACACCCGATCCACTCTTCACGAATGGCATCACTGTTTTGAGGCTCATTTTTGAGAACGCGTTGAGGTGCTATTTTTTGTTTTGTGATGAGATTTTGCATGATGGTATCGGCGCGTTTGAGCGCTAAAGCTTGAAGTGCTTCTGGCGTAATCGTTACACTTTC
It contains:
- a CDS encoding branched-chain amino acid transaminase, coding for MDKAKYIWMDGELVAWDDAKVHILTHTLHYGNGVFEGTRAYMTENGLAIFKLREHTKRLLNSAKITRIKATYSLEELEAAHIEVLRSNNFTSNVYIRPLIYLGYGIMGLNHVQAPVNTAIAAWQWGSYLGDEGLENGIRVKISSFTRNPVSSTMGKAKAAANYLNSQMAKYEALEAGYEEALLLDDEGFIAEGSGECFFIVRNGVLITPPNDTSLESITQATVLDLAREAGIPIERRRITRDEAYIADESFFTGTAAEVTPIKDIDNYIIGDGKRGPVTKQLQAAYFDVVYGRNPKYKHLLTFI
- the hisIE gene encoding bifunctional phosphoribosyl-AMP cyclohydrolase/phosphoribosyl-ATP diphosphatase HisIE, with translation MSSTLINSIDWNASPLLPVIAQDVKSGEVLMLAYMNQEALTLTLQSGLAHYYSRSRQSLWKKGETSGHLQHVKEAYLDCDSDTLLLKVEQVGVACHTGRPSCFFNRIDVEETPKEPIKEIEAYSISDKIYHIIQERKKADPKSSYVASLLQKGDNSILKKVVEEAGEFCFAYKDNDSKEIVYEAADLMFHALVALGAKNIHPSLISKELERRFGLSGIEEKNSRNEH
- a CDS encoding DUF2393 family protein translates to MTYFTVLHWFAMIVIVLLFALIVTLTVRSNDGKASLVPPILATFFILSLFAIFAIYALDKYTKVARLENVVQKKVLINESFSITGQIRNIGQFKIGQCVLEVKIANDSLEKIGADSAIFVPKSALDNLFNWGEGTKSIETIKEFVIAENLHTGEMRNFTVFMRYPPSYAKPYTRYELFCH
- the dapB gene encoding 4-hydroxy-tetrahydrodipicolinate reductase — protein: MIHVGIHGSTGRVGRLLIDNLLKDKEAKPYVLHAIEDFGFTPPKDAVVTDDVSTLLQKSDVVIDFTISIGTEALLENALKHPTPLVIGTTGLNEHQYNLLKEAANNMPILYSTNMSLGVAVLNRLVELASKSLSDFDIEIVEQHHRFKKDAPSGTALTLGEHAARGRGLNLDDVRVSGRNGLIGERSKDEIAIMALRGGDIVGRHTVGFYNDGEFIEMNHTATSRDTFAKGAIKAAKWIINQPNGLYTISDCLGL
- a CDS encoding SPFH domain-containing protein, with product MPADLNDYFKKKNGGGNSGGGDNDNRTPFNIEPPDFMKNLGKKAGIIYVLIALVVIAVVAKPFVIINSGEMGIKATTGKFEAIPMDPGFHLFIPFIQQVFIVDTKVRIMNYSSSEDLGEVLQRGSGIKKNAAISVLDARGLPVSIELTVQYKLEPSTAPQTIATWGMAWEDKIINPVVRDVTRAVVGKFNAEELPQRRNEIAVNIEEGIRKAIDAQPGKPVELLTMQLREILLPTKIKEQIEKVQVAKQEVERTRYEVEIANQQALKRAAEAEGQAKARQINAQGEANAVKIEADADAYANKKISESISDPLLKLRQIEVQGKFNEALKENKDAKIFLTPGGSTPNIWVDTKDSQKAVSIAK
- the trxB gene encoding thioredoxin-disulfide reductase, whose amino-acid sequence is MLDLAIIGGGPAGLSAGLYATRGGLKNVVMFEKGLPGGQITSSSEIENYPGSAEILSGLDFMAPWSEQCMRFGLKHAMDEVTRISKNADGTFQIVLAGGKSEQAKSVIVCTGSTPKKANFEGESEFFGKGVSTCATCDGFFYKNKEVVALGGGDTALEEALYLSHICSKVYLVHRRDTFRASPSTIEKVKNNPKIELVLNVTVKKAYGDKTGLNGIIVVDNAGNERDIAVPGVFVFVGMNVNNAILKQEDGSFLCAMDENGNVIVDLSMHTSIKGLFAAGDLRTKASKQVVCAAGDGATAGIQALEYVNH
- a CDS encoding aldehyde dehydrogenase family protein codes for the protein MKANLYYGSTCKNKEQQKEVRSPYDGRVVSTFSLCDEVDAVEVLNIAQKAALHVKLTPLHQRMNWLLDVAQKLEGERERIALIITDEVGKPIAFSRVEVDRCIETIKLSANAMLHVNGETFDTTAMPSGKKSLAFYKREPVGVVLAITPFNFPLNLVAHKIAPALVAGNAVILKPTSQAPRTAYELVKLFIESPYAPKDALSLIYSGKGVNETLISSDIPRVISFTGSVGVGREIMRNAGIKKVALELGGNAATYIDASANIALAAKRCAVGSFINSGQVCISLQRIYVHNAVYESFAKALVEEAKALHVGSPYDEQTFIGPMVNGAAVEKAKRWIKSAVDEGAKPLCGFTCKDLLFEPTIMADVTEQMQIVCEEVFAPIVSLIKVSDYEEAKEKMNASSYGLQYSVFCNDLSMAHRAIDELEAGGIVINDIPTLRFDLQPYGGIKQSGIGKEGPYFALMDDYTQIKSVVIC
- a CDS encoding TIGR01212 family radical SAM protein (This family includes YhcC from E. coli K-12, an uncharacterized radical SAM protein.), coding for MREILTAGRYFKKKFGEKVYKIPISISGFTCPNIDGTVARGGCVFCENESFSPNLEHNQPKRFFLSPTSENPYLEFQLIQLEAQYKKTKKVLSKKFGAQKFIVYFQSFTNTYAPLETLKALYSKALSFEGVVGLSIGTRTDSINEEVLAYLAELSKLHEIWVEYGVQSSSDETLKRINRGHDSANIEKYIALTHQYGLKMCAHVIFGLPGETPQMALESVKFALKLGVHSFKFHPLYVVKRTALANDFKKEEFTPISEECYIQTLIEAIKLLPENVMLQRVSAGIEDDTLLSPAWCYTKHQQMFNIRQALKKEGMIY
- the trxA gene encoding thioredoxin; amino-acid sequence: MGKYLELNASNFDSTVAEGVALVDFWAPWCGPCRMIAPVIDELAGDFDGKAKICKVNTDEEQDVAIKYGIRSIPTILFFKNGELVDQMIGASSKQVLADKINSLL
- a CDS encoding DUF2393 family protein — encoded protein: MNTDALKLSLLTYIKHFGLYDYLAFGWLIFTFLVLIILASLIAKRSSVASLLLIIFALVLLIVSPLFIKIKLEETLRATSTEVSMVKKLTFSDSLIVEGTIYNNSNKDFTLCLVQTSIIKQIDAQGLKAFINRLKPITNQSIFVKKDLPKEGIMEFQSVFDNFKYSGDVNATLKAECY
- the bcp gene encoding thioredoxin-dependent thiol peroxidase; amino-acid sequence: MLTIGDKAPALSLPNQDNVEISLRDLEGKWIVLYFYPKDSTPGCTTEACDFTAALPAFEDLNAVVLGISPDSTASHQKFIAKQKLEITLLSDVSTEVAQSYGVWQLKKFCGKEYMGIVRSTFLIDPSGKIAKLWSNVKVKDHASEVKKALETLQ
- a CDS encoding YraN family protein — its product is MSLEVGKEAEEKASSYLKKEGYTILTRNFYSKFGEIDIVAFKDNILYFCEVKFSKHYDPITRITPSKMAKIIKTINYYFLIHPCSYDYQIDAILVMPEKIEIIKNISY
- the purF gene encoding amidophosphoribosyltransferase; this translates as MCAIVGVFDVKHASKIAYYALFAMQHRGQEATGISASDGKKIRTIKDNGLVTEVFNEDKLSFLHGDMAIGHNRYSTAGSDSVRDAQPVAASYKLGDISIVHNGNLINKHEVRSKLVEQGAIFQSSMDTENIIHLIARSQQGKLKDRIVEALNVIKGAYCLLIQSRSKMFAVRDRYGVRPLSIGKLKEGGYIVASETCALDLVDAEFVRDVRPGEMVIFQQGKETFESIQLFEPDPHICAFEFIYFARPDSVIEGKNVYATRKKMGMKLAQLAPVEADFVIPVPDSGVSAALGYAQESGIPFEMAIVRNHYVGRTFIEPTQAVRDLKVKLKLSPIHKILEGKKIVVIDDSIVRGTTSRQIVKLLKRAGAAEVHMRIAAPTIEHPCLYGIDTPSYKELISANKTVEEVREYIEADSLAFLSIEALKESIGNDMNYSLVSFDGNYFIK